The following proteins come from a genomic window of Eisenibacter elegans DSM 3317:
- a CDS encoding COX15/CtaA family protein, giving the protein MNKRHNYALYRNLSLTTLVAVYLLILVGGIVRSTGSGMGCPDWPKCFGSWVPPTDVSQLPSNYKDVYAQKRKQKNERIAGYIGRLGWVNLADRMLNDPAMYVEETFNPVKTWIEYLNRLLGAVIGLLILATAISSLRYWRTDTYLVLFSVAALLLVLVQAWIGSIVVSTNLLPGTITVHMLLAVVIVGLLLYPFLRTYTYTNEPNTSVWQVPQLKWVLWLSIVAMVAQLIMGTQVREELDLLMASLGPQWRSTWESAIGAVFFVHRSFSWIVLLTVAWLCYQTFRPSQKAHLVLKYLSSGLLLAVLLSIVSGVGMSYFGVPPFLQPLHLVLSVIILGIQFSMLLLVSNVQLLPQATPKLEKNLV; this is encoded by the coding sequence ATGAACAAAAGGCATAATTATGCACTTTACCGCAACCTGAGCCTCACAACTCTGGTTGCGGTATACCTACTTATATTGGTTGGCGGGATAGTGCGCAGCACAGGCTCAGGAATGGGCTGCCCCGATTGGCCAAAATGCTTTGGAAGTTGGGTTCCACCTACGGATGTGTCCCAACTTCCTAGCAATTATAAGGATGTGTATGCACAAAAACGTAAACAAAAAAATGAGCGTATCGCTGGATACATTGGCCGCTTAGGCTGGGTAAACTTGGCCGATAGAATGCTCAATGACCCGGCGATGTATGTAGAAGAGACTTTCAATCCGGTAAAAACTTGGATTGAATACCTCAACCGCTTACTGGGCGCAGTCATTGGCTTACTGATTTTGGCGACAGCCATCAGCTCATTACGTTATTGGCGTACAGATACCTACCTTGTACTATTTTCGGTAGCAGCACTGCTACTGGTATTGGTACAAGCCTGGATAGGCTCTATTGTAGTGTCTACCAACCTACTACCAGGCACTATCACTGTCCATATGCTCTTGGCAGTGGTGATTGTTGGGCTATTGCTGTATCCGTTTTTACGGACATACACCTACACCAATGAACCCAATACTTCGGTCTGGCAAGTACCCCAACTCAAATGGGTACTTTGGTTGAGTATTGTGGCGATGGTAGCCCAATTGATTATGGGCACACAAGTACGCGAAGAGCTAGACCTATTGATGGCTAGCCTTGGCCCGCAATGGCGCAGTACTTGGGAGTCGGCCATAGGCGCTGTATTTTTTGTACACCGCTCTTTTTCTTGGATAGTATTGTTGACAGTGGCCTGGTTATGTTATCAGACCTTCAGACCCTCCCAAAAAGCCCATCTGGTACTGAAGTACCTCTCAAGTGGGTTACTCTTGGCGGTGCTGCTGTCGATTGTTTCGGGTGTTGGGATGTCTTATTTTGGCGTTCCACCGTTTTTACAACCCTTACACCTTGTATTGTCGGTGATTATTTTGGGAATACAGTTTTCGATGTTGCTCCTAGTCAGTAATGTACAATTGCTACCACAAGCTACACCAAAACTGGAGAAAAACTTGGTATAA